A single Blastococcus colisei DNA region contains:
- a CDS encoding FAD-binding and (Fe-S)-binding domain-containing protein, producing the protein MTAITSIPDQHRSDVGPELVAALRRAGIADVDDSGLARALYSSDASLYRVLPRAVVRPRHVDEIVATLEVCRSLGVPLTARGAGTSIAGNAVGPGVVLDTSRYLSRIHEIDAEAGTATVDPGVVQAALQTAARPHGLRFGPDPSTHNRCTVGGMIGNNACGSRALGYGRTSDNVVGLDVVTGTGARLRLGPGAEPTDGVLADLHRLVGAELGPIRTELGRFGRQVSGYSLEHLLPERGFDVARALVGSEGTLALVLGATVRLVADAPFRGLVVLGYPTMADAADATPGLLPHSPTAVEGLDARMVQRLRDVPAAVVPDLPRGGAWLVVELTGDSVAEVRDKAGRVLADAGALDSLVVTDVVEAAAIWRIREDGAGLAARTSDGHPAHAGWEDAAVPPERLGDYLREFEALLDEHGLQCVPYGHFGDGCVHGRIDFPFGSGDDRGRARYRSFVEDAARLVAGYGGSLSGEHGDGRARSELLPFMYSPEVIGLFGRVKALFDPADVLNPGVLVRPAPLDDDVRMAAAPVARTGLALAYRHDDGDFSAAVHRCTGVGKCRADLQASGGVMCPSWPATREEKDTTRGRARVLQEMLATGGPVTGWRSPEVHDALDLCLSCKGCSRDCPTGVDMASYKAEVLHQSYRRRLRPRAHYTLGRLPRWADLAARAPRLVNAVLRSRLGGRMAKWSAGMDQRREVPPFAIRSFRQEWAARPAPSGDGAPVALWVDSFTDHFAPGVALAAARVLEAAGYRVQVPGADTCCGLTWITTGQLDTARRILGSTVEALVPLVDAGIPVVGVEPSCTAALRSDSLELVGGPAAERVARGTRTLAELLADTPGWTPPSMAGLEVVAQPHCHHASVMGWSADARLLASAGATVTRLGGCCGLAGNWGVERGHHDVSVTIAGQQLLPAVEGLGPDAVVLADGFSCRTQLDQLAGRQGLHLAELLADRLP; encoded by the coding sequence ATGACGGCGATCACCTCCATCCCTGACCAGCACCGCAGCGACGTCGGGCCGGAACTGGTCGCCGCCCTGCGCCGAGCCGGCATCGCCGACGTCGACGACTCGGGCCTGGCCCGGGCCCTCTACTCGTCCGACGCCTCGCTGTACCGGGTGCTGCCGCGCGCCGTCGTCCGCCCGCGGCACGTCGACGAGATCGTCGCCACCCTCGAGGTCTGCCGTTCCCTGGGGGTCCCCCTGACCGCCCGTGGCGCGGGAACCTCGATCGCGGGCAACGCCGTCGGCCCCGGGGTGGTGCTGGACACCAGCCGGTACCTGTCCCGCATCCACGAGATCGATGCCGAAGCCGGGACGGCGACGGTCGACCCCGGCGTGGTGCAGGCGGCGCTGCAGACGGCGGCCCGCCCGCACGGCCTGCGGTTCGGTCCGGATCCGAGCACGCACAACCGCTGCACCGTCGGCGGCATGATCGGCAACAACGCCTGTGGCTCCCGGGCCCTCGGGTACGGCCGGACGTCGGACAACGTCGTCGGCCTCGACGTGGTCACCGGGACCGGCGCCCGGCTGCGGCTGGGCCCGGGCGCCGAGCCCACCGACGGCGTGCTGGCCGACCTGCACCGGCTGGTGGGAGCGGAACTCGGTCCCATCCGCACCGAGCTGGGCCGCTTCGGGCGCCAGGTGTCGGGGTACTCGCTGGAGCACCTGCTCCCGGAACGCGGTTTCGACGTCGCCCGGGCCCTGGTCGGCAGCGAGGGAACGCTGGCGCTCGTCCTCGGCGCCACGGTGCGGCTGGTCGCCGACGCGCCGTTCCGCGGGCTGGTCGTCCTCGGCTACCCCACGATGGCCGACGCCGCCGACGCCACCCCCGGCCTCCTCCCCCACTCGCCGACCGCCGTCGAGGGCCTGGACGCCCGGATGGTGCAGCGGCTGCGCGACGTGCCCGCCGCCGTCGTCCCCGACCTGCCCCGGGGCGGGGCATGGCTGGTCGTCGAGCTCACCGGCGACAGCGTGGCCGAGGTGCGGGACAAGGCCGGGCGCGTGCTGGCGGACGCGGGAGCGCTGGACTCGCTGGTGGTCACCGACGTCGTCGAGGCGGCGGCGATCTGGCGGATCCGCGAGGACGGCGCCGGGCTCGCCGCCCGCACCTCGGACGGGCACCCGGCGCACGCCGGATGGGAGGACGCCGCCGTCCCGCCCGAGCGGCTGGGCGACTACCTCCGCGAGTTCGAGGCCCTGCTCGACGAGCACGGCCTGCAGTGCGTGCCCTACGGCCACTTCGGCGACGGGTGCGTGCACGGCCGCATCGACTTCCCGTTCGGCTCGGGCGACGACCGGGGGCGGGCGCGGTACCGGTCCTTCGTCGAGGACGCCGCCCGCCTGGTCGCCGGGTACGGGGGTTCGCTCTCCGGCGAGCACGGGGACGGCCGGGCGCGCAGCGAACTGCTGCCGTTCATGTACTCCCCGGAGGTCATCGGCCTGTTCGGGCGGGTCAAGGCCCTCTTCGATCCCGCGGACGTGCTGAACCCCGGCGTGCTGGTGCGGCCCGCCCCCCTCGACGACGACGTCCGGATGGCGGCCGCCCCGGTGGCCCGGACCGGCCTGGCGCTCGCCTACCGGCACGACGACGGCGACTTCTCCGCCGCCGTCCACCGGTGCACCGGCGTGGGCAAGTGCCGCGCGGACCTCCAGGCCTCCGGTGGCGTGATGTGCCCGTCGTGGCCGGCCACCCGCGAGGAGAAGGACACCACCCGCGGCCGGGCGCGGGTGCTCCAGGAGATGCTCGCCACCGGCGGACCGGTGACGGGATGGCGATCCCCCGAGGTGCACGACGCCCTCGACCTCTGCCTGTCCTGCAAGGGCTGCTCGCGCGACTGCCCGACCGGCGTCGACATGGCCTCCTACAAGGCCGAGGTGCTGCACCAGTCCTACCGGCGCCGCCTGCGGCCGCGGGCCCACTACACCCTCGGGCGGCTGCCGCGCTGGGCCGATCTCGCCGCCCGCGCCCCGCGGCTGGTGAACGCGGTGCTGCGCTCCCGGCTCGGCGGGCGGATGGCCAAGTGGTCGGCCGGGATGGACCAGCGCCGGGAGGTGCCGCCGTTCGCCATCCGCAGCTTCCGGCAGGAGTGGGCGGCGCGGCCGGCGCCCAGCGGGGACGGCGCACCGGTGGCGCTGTGGGTGGACTCGTTCACCGACCACTTCGCACCCGGGGTGGCTCTCGCCGCGGCCCGGGTGCTGGAGGCAGCCGGCTACCGCGTCCAGGTGCCCGGAGCCGACACCTGCTGCGGGCTGACCTGGATCACCACCGGCCAGCTGGACACCGCCCGCCGGATCCTCGGATCCACGGTCGAGGCGCTGGTCCCCCTCGTCGACGCCGGCATCCCCGTCGTCGGCGTGGAGCCGTCGTGCACCGCGGCGCTGCGCAGCGACTCGCTGGAGCTGGTGGGCGGGCCGGCAGCCGAGCGGGTGGCGCGCGGCACCCGCACCCTCGCCGAACTCCTGGCCGACACCCCCGGCTGGACGCCGCCGTCGATGGCCGGCCTGGAGGTCGTGGCCCAGCCGCACTGCCACCACGCCTCGGTCATGGGCTGGTCGGCCGATGCGCGGCTACTCGCCTCGGCCGGCGCGACGGTCACCCGGCTGGGCGGCTGCTGCGGGCTCGCCGGCAACTGGGGCGTGGAGCGCGGCCACCACGACGTCTCGGTGACGATCGCCGGCCAGCAGCTGCTGCCCGCGGTCGAGGGCCTCGGCCCGGACGCCGTGGTGCTCGCCGACGGCTTCTCCTGCCGCACCCAGCTCGACCAGCTCGCCGGCCGGCAGGGACTGCACCTCGCCGAGCTGCTCGCCGACCGCCTCCCCTGA
- a CDS encoding TetR/AcrR family transcriptional regulator: protein MHDLVDPADDPAVDDAHRRGRILWALATCMASKGYRATTIADIAAAARVSKTVVYAHFRDKEQCLLELYARANDKVLATVRQAQEDARRAGLPWRDRLRAGVGAYLETLAAGPAVAWAALVEVQAAGRAALALRRDVIDRYVDLLSEVAGGLAVEHPDEVRPVSRELLVAAVGGVNELMLARVERGEAERVPEDIAVAADIVIGQLERRG, encoded by the coding sequence ATGCACGACCTGGTCGACCCCGCCGACGACCCGGCTGTGGACGACGCCCACCGTCGCGGCCGGATCCTGTGGGCGCTCGCCACCTGCATGGCGAGCAAGGGCTACCGGGCCACCACGATCGCCGACATCGCGGCCGCGGCCCGGGTCTCGAAGACCGTGGTCTACGCGCACTTCCGCGACAAGGAACAGTGCCTGCTGGAGCTGTACGCGCGGGCCAACGACAAGGTCCTCGCGACCGTGCGGCAGGCCCAGGAGGACGCCCGCCGGGCGGGCCTGCCGTGGCGGGACCGGCTGCGCGCCGGCGTCGGCGCCTACCTGGAGACGCTGGCCGCCGGCCCCGCCGTCGCGTGGGCGGCCCTGGTCGAGGTGCAGGCCGCCGGCCGCGCCGCGCTCGCGCTGCGCCGGGACGTGATCGACCGCTACGTGGACCTGCTCAGCGAGGTCGCCGGCGGGCTCGCCGTGGAGCACCCCGACGAGGTGCGGCCGGTGAGCCGGGAGCTGCTGGTCGCCGCCGTCGGCGGGGTGAACGAGCTGATGCTCGCGCGCGTCGAGCGGGGCGAGGCCGAGCGGGTTCCCGAGGACATCGCCGTGGCGGCCGACATCGTGATCGGTCAGCTGGAGCGGCGCGGCTGA
- a CDS encoding GntP family permease yields MTEVEPALGAGPLLLIAAAAVLVLLFLIIRLKLHAFVALVLVSLLTALAARVPLEDVVSTLTTGFGSTLASVALLVGLGAMLGRLLEFSGGAQVLADSLIRRFGEQRAPLALGVAALLFGFPIFFDAGLVVFLPIVFTVALRLGGSLLTYGLPVAGAFAVMHAFVPPHPGPVAAAELIGADIGLVLVFGLLIGLPTWYLGGYLFGLWAGRRYQVAVPDILGGTGAPDGGAGGSSGAPEAAVEGTSPAVADADRDTRTAARTAGPPSFGTVVGILLLPLLLIFLNTGMSTLATNGTVDEESTFVRFAQLIGATPIALLITVLVAMWVLGKHRGSDAAEVESVVNSALGPVCAIILITGAGGMFGGVLRASGIGEALADVLGDIGLPVIVAAFVISVLLRVAQGSATVALTTAAGLIAPVVEATDGLSRIDLALIVIAIAGGATVLSHVNDSGFWLVSRFFQMDEKTTLKTWTVMETLLGTIGFVLALVLSLLL; encoded by the coding sequence ATGACCGAGGTGGAACCCGCTCTGGGAGCCGGCCCGCTGCTGCTCATCGCGGCCGCGGCAGTGCTGGTGCTGCTGTTCCTGATCATCCGGCTGAAACTGCACGCGTTCGTGGCGCTGGTGCTGGTCAGCCTCCTGACCGCGCTGGCCGCCCGGGTTCCGCTCGAGGACGTCGTCAGCACGCTCACCACGGGTTTCGGGTCCACCTTGGCCAGCGTCGCGCTGCTCGTCGGCCTCGGCGCCATGCTCGGCCGGCTCCTGGAGTTCAGCGGCGGCGCCCAGGTGCTCGCCGACAGCCTCATCCGGCGGTTCGGTGAACAGCGGGCGCCGCTCGCCCTGGGTGTGGCGGCGCTGCTGTTCGGCTTCCCGATCTTCTTCGACGCCGGCCTGGTCGTCTTCCTGCCGATCGTCTTCACGGTCGCGCTGCGGCTCGGGGGGTCGCTGCTGACCTACGGGCTGCCGGTCGCCGGCGCCTTCGCGGTGATGCACGCCTTCGTCCCCCCGCACCCCGGACCCGTCGCAGCCGCCGAGCTGATCGGCGCCGACATCGGGCTCGTCCTCGTCTTCGGGCTCCTGATCGGGCTGCCCACCTGGTACCTGGGCGGGTACCTGTTCGGCCTCTGGGCAGGGCGCAGGTACCAGGTCGCCGTCCCGGACATCCTCGGCGGTACCGGTGCCCCGGACGGCGGGGCGGGGGGCTCCTCCGGGGCGCCGGAAGCGGCCGTGGAGGGCACCTCGCCGGCGGTTGCGGACGCAGACCGGGACACGCGGACGGCGGCGCGGACGGCCGGGCCGCCGTCGTTCGGCACCGTCGTCGGGATCCTGCTGCTGCCGCTGCTCCTGATCTTCCTCAACACCGGCATGAGCACCCTGGCCACGAACGGCACGGTCGACGAGGAGTCGACGTTCGTGCGATTCGCCCAGCTGATCGGCGCGACGCCGATCGCGCTGCTGATCACGGTCCTGGTCGCCATGTGGGTCCTGGGCAAGCACCGGGGCAGCGACGCCGCCGAGGTGGAGTCGGTGGTCAACAGCGCGCTGGGCCCGGTCTGCGCGATCATCCTGATCACCGGTGCCGGCGGCATGTTCGGGGGCGTGCTGCGGGCCAGCGGCATCGGCGAGGCGCTGGCCGACGTGCTCGGGGACATCGGCCTGCCGGTCATCGTCGCCGCGTTCGTCATCTCGGTGCTGCTGCGGGTCGCGCAGGGCTCGGCGACCGTGGCGCTGACCACCGCCGCCGGGCTGATCGCACCGGTGGTGGAGGCGACCGACGGGCTGTCGCGCATCGACCTCGCGCTGATCGTGATCGCCATCGCGGGCGGTGCGACGGTGCTCTCGCACGTCAACGACTCCGGGTTCTGGCTGGTCAGCCGGTTCTTCCAGATGGACGAGAAGACCACGCTCAAGACGTGGACGGTGATGGAGACGCTGCTCGGCACCATCGGCTTCGTGCTGGCCCTGGTGCTCAGCCTGCTGCTGTGA
- a CDS encoding cupin domain-containing protein yields the protein MASVIHYTIATEAEKSPDFRRVLWTGEHSQLVIMTIPPGGEIGEETHDDVDQILTFVSGTGKAIVSGSEKTVAQGDLVVVPAGKKHNFVNTGANPLILYTVYGPPEHADGAVHTTKEEADELEEAGKDEPPTS from the coding sequence ATGGCGTCCGTCATCCACTACACGATCGCCACCGAGGCCGAGAAGAGCCCGGACTTCCGCCGCGTCCTCTGGACCGGGGAGCACAGCCAGCTCGTCATCATGACCATCCCGCCCGGCGGTGAGATCGGCGAGGAGACCCACGACGACGTCGACCAGATCCTCACCTTCGTCAGCGGCACCGGGAAGGCGATCGTCTCCGGCTCGGAGAAGACCGTGGCGCAGGGCGACCTCGTCGTCGTGCCGGCCGGCAAGAAGCACAACTTCGTCAACACCGGCGCGAACCCCTTGATCCTCTACACCGTCTACGGTCCGCCGGAGCACGCCGACGGCGCGGTCCACACGACCAAGGAGGAGGCCGACGAGCTGGAGGAGGCCGGGAAGGACGAGCCCCCGACGTCCTGA
- a CDS encoding universal stress protein gives MDDVCEVVRVEGGIVVGHDGSKCAQEALVWAGRLARRADLELHVVRAWAMMTAPQPKSWTPGYVPPLPDWEKAVHDELTTHVKAAGLDPAVRVTCHVVHKAPAQGLMTAAEGANLLVMGARGRGGFRGLLLGSVSDQLVHHSPCPVTVVRTGATGREIGAVGGSAVTE, from the coding sequence ATGGACGACGTCTGTGAGGTCGTGCGCGTCGAGGGCGGGATCGTCGTGGGACACGACGGTTCGAAGTGCGCCCAGGAGGCGCTGGTGTGGGCCGGGCGGCTGGCCCGACGGGCAGACCTGGAGCTCCACGTGGTCCGGGCGTGGGCGATGATGACCGCCCCTCAGCCGAAGAGCTGGACGCCGGGCTACGTGCCGCCGCTCCCGGACTGGGAGAAGGCGGTGCACGACGAGCTGACCACGCACGTGAAGGCTGCCGGTCTCGACCCGGCGGTCCGCGTGACCTGCCACGTCGTGCACAAGGCACCGGCGCAGGGCCTGATGACCGCCGCCGAGGGCGCGAACCTGCTGGTGATGGGTGCCCGGGGCCGCGGTGGCTTCCGCGGGCTGCTCCTCGGCTCGGTGAGCGACCAGCTCGTCCACCACTCGCCCTGCCCGGTGACCGTCGTCCGCACGGGTGCGACCGGACGGGAGATCGGGGCGGTGGGCGGCAGCGCGGTCACGGAGTGA
- a CDS encoding FMN-binding glutamate synthase family protein gives MNRVTRAAAAGLSAVAAVAARDLFQREHTLLRNFPVIGHARYLLESIGPELRQYLVAGNNEERPFTRDQRRWVYASAKAENNYFGFGTDNDLEFSAGYPVINHRTFGRAVPATNVHAGQGVDLPSAKVLGAARGRARAFRPSSVVNISAMSYGSLSGPAVEALNRGAALAGCLHNSGEGGISRYHRHGGELVFQIGTAYFGCRDEHGRFDLDRLKDLVASAPVRALEIKLSQGAKPGLGGVLPAAKVSAEIAEARGVREGVDCISPSRHAEFSDGDSLLDWVELLAAETGLPVGIKSAVGDMSFWHELTDLMTRTGRGVDFVTVDGGEGGTGAAPLIFTDSVSLPFQLGFARVYSVFARAGLHEQVTFIGAGKLGLPDNATVAFALGCDMVNVAREAMLSIGCIQAQKCHDDTCPTGVATQNAWLTHGLDPQLKSVRAANYIRTLRRDLVKVAEACGVEHPGLIDTGSVEVLTGRTTSRPLVEVYDYEPGWGLPSSADRAEIARIMAAEAPQGGSAPPSPDAVG, from the coding sequence ATGAACCGCGTCACTCGTGCGGCCGCTGCCGGCCTGTCCGCGGTTGCCGCCGTCGCCGCCCGGGACCTGTTCCAGCGCGAGCACACGCTGCTGCGCAACTTCCCGGTGATCGGCCACGCGCGGTACCTGCTGGAGTCCATCGGCCCGGAGCTGCGGCAGTACCTGGTGGCGGGCAACAACGAGGAGCGGCCGTTCACCCGCGACCAGCGCCGCTGGGTCTACGCGTCGGCGAAGGCGGAGAACAACTACTTCGGTTTCGGCACCGACAACGACCTGGAGTTCTCCGCCGGCTATCCGGTGATCAACCACCGCACCTTCGGCCGGGCGGTCCCCGCGACGAACGTGCACGCCGGGCAGGGCGTCGACCTGCCCTCGGCCAAGGTGCTCGGCGCGGCCCGTGGCCGGGCCCGCGCCTTCCGGCCGTCGTCGGTGGTCAACATCTCGGCGATGAGCTACGGCTCGCTGTCCGGCCCGGCCGTCGAGGCGCTCAACCGCGGCGCCGCCCTCGCCGGCTGCCTGCACAACAGCGGTGAGGGCGGCATCTCGCGGTACCACCGGCACGGCGGGGAGCTCGTCTTCCAGATCGGGACGGCGTACTTCGGCTGCCGCGACGAGCACGGACGGTTCGACCTCGACCGGCTCAAGGACCTCGTCGCCTCCGCACCCGTCCGCGCGCTCGAGATCAAGCTCAGCCAGGGGGCGAAGCCCGGGCTTGGCGGCGTGCTGCCGGCGGCCAAGGTGTCGGCGGAGATCGCCGAGGCCCGCGGCGTGCGCGAGGGCGTCGACTGCATCAGTCCCTCCCGCCACGCCGAGTTCTCCGACGGCGACAGCCTGCTCGACTGGGTCGAGCTGCTCGCCGCCGAGACGGGACTGCCGGTCGGGATCAAGTCCGCCGTCGGGGACATGTCCTTCTGGCACGAGCTGACCGATCTGATGACCCGCACGGGCCGGGGCGTCGACTTCGTCACCGTCGACGGGGGAGAGGGCGGCACCGGCGCCGCGCCGCTGATCTTCACCGACTCGGTGTCGCTGCCCTTCCAGCTGGGCTTCGCCCGGGTCTACTCCGTCTTTGCCCGGGCCGGACTGCACGAGCAGGTGACCTTCATCGGTGCCGGCAAGCTGGGGCTGCCCGACAACGCCACCGTGGCCTTCGCCCTGGGCTGCGACATGGTCAACGTGGCCCGCGAGGCGATGCTGTCCATCGGCTGCATCCAGGCGCAGAAGTGCCACGACGACACCTGTCCCACCGGGGTGGCCACGCAGAACGCGTGGCTGACCCACGGGTTGGACCCGCAGCTGAAGTCGGTCCGGGCGGCCAACTACATCCGCACGCTGCGACGGGACCTGGTCAAGGTGGCCGAGGCCTGCGGAGTCGAGCACCCGGGCCTGATCGACACCGGGTCGGTCGAGGTGCTCACCGGCCGGACGACGTCACGGCCGCTGGTCGAGGTCTACGACTACGAGCCGGGCTGGGGCCTGCCGTCGTCCGCCGACCGCGCGGAGATCGCCCGCATCATGGCCGCCGAGGCACCGCAGGGCGGCTCGGCGCCGCCGTCCCCCGACGCCGTCGGCTAA
- a CDS encoding LLM class flavin-dependent oxidoreductase, whose amino-acid sequence MQFGIFTVSDITPDPTTGRTPTEAERIKAVLAIAQKAEEVGLDVFALGEHHNPPFFSSSPTTTLGYLAAKTQKLQLSTSTTLITTNDPVKIAEDFAMLQHLAEGRVDLMMGRGNTGPVYPWFGKDIRDGIELAVENYALLRQLWREDVVNWEGKFRTPLQGFTSTPRPLDGVPPFVWHGSIRSPQIAEQAAYYGDGFFHNHIFWPPEHTQRMVEFYRRRFEHYGHGSADQAIVGLGGQVFMRRNSQDALAEFRPYFDVAPVYGHGPSLEEFSSQTPLTVGSPEQVIERTLGFRDYVGDYQRQLFLIDHAGLPLKTVLEQLDLLGEEVVPVLRREFAALKPAHVPDAPTHASLVAAAGGAKDATVHAPADSVTGQAR is encoded by the coding sequence ATGCAGTTCGGCATCTTCACGGTCAGCGACATCACCCCGGACCCCACGACCGGTCGCACCCCCACCGAGGCGGAACGGATCAAGGCGGTCCTGGCCATCGCCCAGAAGGCCGAGGAGGTCGGGCTCGACGTCTTCGCCCTCGGTGAGCACCACAATCCGCCGTTCTTCTCCTCCTCCCCCACCACGACGCTGGGTTACCTCGCCGCGAAGACCCAGAAGCTGCAGCTGTCGACGTCCACCACGCTGATCACCACCAACGACCCGGTGAAGATCGCCGAGGACTTCGCGATGCTCCAGCACCTCGCCGAGGGCCGGGTGGACCTGATGATGGGGCGCGGCAACACCGGCCCGGTCTACCCGTGGTTCGGCAAGGACATCCGTGACGGCATCGAGCTCGCCGTCGAGAACTACGCGCTCCTCCGGCAGCTGTGGCGCGAGGACGTCGTGAACTGGGAGGGGAAGTTCCGCACGCCGCTGCAGGGCTTCACCTCGACCCCGCGGCCGCTGGACGGCGTCCCGCCGTTCGTCTGGCACGGCTCCATCCGCAGCCCGCAGATCGCCGAGCAGGCCGCGTACTACGGCGACGGCTTCTTCCACAACCACATCTTCTGGCCGCCGGAGCACACCCAGCGGATGGTGGAGTTCTACCGCCGCCGCTTCGAGCACTACGGCCACGGCAGCGCCGACCAGGCCATCGTCGGCCTCGGCGGGCAGGTGTTCATGCGGAGGAACAGCCAGGACGCGCTCGCTGAGTTCCGCCCGTACTTCGACGTCGCCCCGGTGTACGGCCACGGCCCGTCCCTGGAGGAGTTCAGCTCCCAGACCCCGCTGACCGTGGGCAGCCCCGAGCAGGTCATCGAGCGCACCCTCGGCTTCCGCGACTACGTGGGCGACTACCAGCGCCAGCTGTTCCTCATCGACCACGCCGGCCTGCCGCTGAAGACCGTCCTCGAGCAGCTCGACCTGCTCGGCGAGGAGGTCGTCCCGGTGCTCCGCCGCGAGTTCGCCGCCCTGAAGCCCGCCCACGTCCCGGACGCGCCCACCCACGCCTCCCTCGTCGCCGCCGCCGGGGGTGCGAAGGACGCCACCGTGCACGCCCCCGCCGACTCGGTCACGGGCCAGGCCCGATGA
- a CDS encoding MFS transporter, producing the protein MQPAGEDAPIAVRPSARAYAIWLVALTAYTVAVFHRASLGVAAVQAQERFAAGASVVAFFLVVQLAVYAALQVPVGVALDRFGSRRMILAGAVTMATGQLVLALATDVPAAVAARVLVGAGDAMTFISVLRVISLWFPGRTVPVITQLTGILGQLGSIVAAYPLVALLHGTSWRATFLGAAATGIVVAVLVLVALRDAPAGTGGTTAAGLAEVRGNLAATWREPGTRIGLYTHLVTQFSGTVFALLWGYPFLVVGQGRSPAVAAALLTLLVVVGMGVGPLFGRLCGRWPLRRSDLVFGILAATVSVWTVVLLWPGRAPLPLLILLVVVLGTNGPGSMIGFDYARTENPAERLGSASGVVNVGGFVASLLTILAVGLVLDVLTPGASTAYELDAFRTAFAVQYLFWAVGLIGVLRRRRELRGRLARDGIVLAPLSVAVRARLRGGSAYR; encoded by the coding sequence ATGCAGCCAGCCGGCGAGGATGCGCCGATCGCCGTCCGGCCGTCGGCGCGGGCCTATGCGATCTGGCTCGTGGCGCTGACCGCCTACACGGTCGCGGTCTTCCACCGCGCGTCGCTGGGTGTGGCCGCCGTGCAGGCGCAGGAGCGCTTCGCCGCCGGGGCCTCCGTCGTCGCGTTCTTCCTCGTCGTGCAGCTGGCCGTGTACGCCGCCCTGCAGGTGCCCGTCGGAGTGGCGCTGGACCGGTTCGGTTCCCGGCGGATGATCCTGGCCGGTGCGGTCACGATGGCCACGGGCCAGTTGGTGCTCGCGCTGGCCACCGACGTGCCGGCTGCCGTGGCCGCCCGTGTGCTGGTCGGCGCGGGCGATGCCATGACCTTCATCAGCGTGCTGCGGGTGATCTCCCTCTGGTTCCCCGGCCGGACCGTTCCGGTGATCACGCAGCTCACCGGGATCCTGGGACAGCTGGGCTCCATCGTCGCGGCCTATCCGCTCGTCGCGCTGCTGCACGGCACCAGCTGGCGGGCCACCTTCCTCGGTGCCGCCGCGACCGGGATCGTGGTCGCCGTCCTCGTGCTGGTGGCGCTGCGGGACGCGCCGGCCGGCACCGGAGGGACCACGGCCGCGGGGCTGGCGGAAGTGCGTGGCAACCTGGCCGCGACCTGGCGGGAGCCGGGCACGCGGATCGGCCTGTACACGCACCTGGTCACCCAGTTCTCCGGCACGGTCTTCGCGCTGCTCTGGGGCTATCCGTTCCTCGTCGTCGGGCAGGGGCGCTCGCCGGCGGTCGCGGCCGCGCTGCTGACCCTGCTCGTGGTCGTCGGCATGGGCGTGGGCCCGCTGTTCGGCCGGCTCTGCGGCCGGTGGCCGCTGCGCCGGTCGGACCTGGTGTTCGGCATCCTGGCCGCCACCGTGAGCGTCTGGACGGTCGTCCTGCTGTGGCCGGGGCGGGCGCCGCTCCCGCTGCTGATCCTCCTCGTCGTGGTCCTGGGCACCAACGGCCCCGGATCGATGATCGGGTTCGACTACGCCCGTACCGAGAACCCCGCCGAGCGGTTGGGCAGTGCCAGCGGCGTGGTGAACGTCGGCGGCTTCGTCGCCTCCCTGCTCACCATCCTCGCGGTCGGGCTGGTCCTCGACGTGCTCACCCCAGGAGCGTCCACGGCCTACGAGCTCGACGCCTTCCGCACCGCCTTCGCGGTGCAGTACCTCTTCTGGGCCGTCGGGCTGATCGGCGTCCTGCGGCGCCGGCGCGAGCTGCGCGGCCGGCTGGCGCGGGACGGGATCGTGCTGGCACCGCTCAGCGTCGCGGTGCGCGCCCGCCTGCGGGGCGGCTCCGCCTACCGCTGA
- a CDS encoding FMN reductase, whose product MTTRTLAVVSGGLSNPSSTRLLGDRLTAATVASLKARGEDTTVEVVELRSHARDLADNLVTGFANQALRTAVDTVTGADGLIAVTPIFSASYSGLFKTFFDVLEKDALVGTPVLLGATAGTARHSLALEHAVRPLFTYLRAVTVPTAVFAATEDWAGAGGVDRALAGRIDRAAGELADLVSGRPASARPVDPFADPTTSFEDLLRGH is encoded by the coding sequence ATGACCACCCGCACCCTGGCCGTCGTCAGCGGTGGACTCAGCAACCCGTCGTCCACCCGGCTGCTCGGCGACCGGCTCACGGCCGCCACCGTCGCCTCGCTCAAGGCGCGCGGCGAGGACACCACGGTCGAGGTCGTCGAACTGCGCTCGCACGCCCGCGACCTGGCCGACAACCTGGTGACCGGGTTCGCCAACCAGGCTCTGCGGACGGCGGTGGACACGGTGACCGGGGCCGACGGCCTCATCGCGGTCACGCCGATCTTCTCGGCGTCCTACAGCGGCCTGTTCAAGACGTTCTTCGACGTCCTGGAGAAGGACGCACTCGTCGGGACGCCGGTGCTGCTCGGCGCCACGGCCGGCACCGCCCGGCACTCGCTGGCGCTGGAGCACGCCGTCCGGCCGCTGTTCACCTACCTGCGGGCGGTGACCGTGCCCACCGCCGTCTTCGCCGCGACGGAGGACTGGGCCGGCGCGGGCGGCGTCGACCGGGCGCTGGCCGGCCGGATCGACCGAGCCGCCGGCGAGCTCGCCGACCTCGTGTCGGGCCGCCCCGCCTCCGCCCGTCCGGTGGACCCGTTCGCCGACCCGACGACGTCCTTCGAGGACCTCCTCCGCGGCCACTGA